The Flavobacterium sp. 20NA77.7 genome includes the window GGCTCCTAAACATTCAACACCAACAAATTGAAATAATCCGTCTTTAGAAATTTCACCTTCTTTAACGCCTAATTTTTCACAAGCGTAATCCATTAAATCTTCTACACCACGAGTAGCACAACAAGATGTTCTACAGAATTCGAACATATATTTTGCAACGGGTTTTGTATTAAACATGGTATAAAAAGTAACTACTTCATAAACCTCAATAGGTTGAATTTCTAAAATTTCTGCTACTTTGTTTTGCAAATCAACACTCAACCAATTATCATGAGCATCTTGTACTTCATGTAATACAGGGATTAAAGCAGATTTCTTTTTATCGGCAGGATAATGACCGATCAATTCATTAATTCGAGCCATTAATTCTGGCGTGATACTAATATTTTGCGTTGCGTTTGATACTTCCATTTTTTTAAGCGTCTAATTCGCCAGCGATTACGTTTAAACTTGATAATATTGCAATTGCATCTGAAAGCATCGCTCCTTTTATCATTTCAGGATAGGCTTGGTAATAAATAAAGCAAGGTCTTCTGAAATGTAAACGATAAGGGGTTCTACTTCCATCGGTTATTAAATAGAATCCTAATTCTCCATTACCACCCTCTACTGGATGATACACTTCAGCAACTGGGACAGGAACTTCTCCCATAACAATTTTAAAGTGATAAATTAAGGCTTCCATGTTGTTATATACATCTTCTTTTGGTGGAAGATAATAATCGGGTACATCTGCGTGATAAGGACCTTCAGGTAATTTGTCTAAGGCTTGACGAATAATTTTTAGGGATTCCCAAACTTCTGCATTTCTAACACAGAATCGATCGTATGTGTCCCCTGATTTACCTACAGGCACGTCAAATTCAAAATCTTCATAAGAACTATAAGGTTGTGCTATACGGACATCATAATCTACGCCAGCAGCTCTTAAATTTGGACCTGTAAATCCATAACTAATTGCTTTTTCAGCAGAAATTGGACCTACATTTACCGTTCTATCAATAAAAATTCTGTTTCTTGTAAATAGACTTTCAAATTCTTCCCATGCTTTAGGAAATTCTTCTAAGAAAGTATTTAATTTTTCAAATGCAGCGGGACTCCAATCTCTTTCAAAACCACCTATTCTACCCATGTTTGTAGTTAAACGAGCGCCACAGATTTCTTCGTAGATTTCATAGATTTTTTCACGAAATTGAAACACATATAAGAACCCAGTATATGCTCCTGTATCTACACCCAAAATTGAATTACAAATTAGGTGGTCTGCAATACGAGCTAATTCCATTACAATAACACGTAAATATTGTGCTCTTTTTGGGACTTCGATATTAAGTAATTTTTCTAATGTCATCCACCAAGCCATGTTGTTTATTGGTGACGAACAATAGTTCATACGATCGGTTAAGGGTGTAATTTGATAAAACGGACGATTTTCGGCAATTTTTTCAAAAGCTCTATGAATATAGCCTATTGTTGGCTCTGCATCAAGGATTCGTTCACCATCCATTAAAAGGATATTCTGAAAGATACCATGTGTAGCAGGGTGTGTTGGACCAAGATTTAGAATAGCTAATTCACTTCCATCTTCATTATGACGCTCTTCTATATATTTGTAATAGCGATGATCTGCTGGTAATACTACTTTCCCCATTTCTTAAAAATTAAGCATTATTGATTGTTCTTCCGAAGAAACGGTCATCTTTATCTGTTCGTCCAGAATCTTCCATTGGGAATTCTTTTCTTAGTGGGAACGATATCATTTCGTCCATATTTAATATGCGGCATAGATTTGGGTGTCCATCAAAATGAATTCCATAAAAATCATATGTTTCTCTTTCTTGCCAATCGGCCGAAAGGAATAAATTTGAAACAGTTTCAATATGTGGGTGTTCACCACTTAAAAAAGCTTTGATTCTAATTCTTTTGTTTTCAAACCAATTGTGCATGTGATAGACCACACAAAATTGTTCTTCCACAGGGCTTTCTGGATAGTGTACCCCACAAACATCTGTTAAAAAATTAAAATTTAAAGAAGGATCTTCTTTAAGATATCTCATTACTTCAACAATAGAAGGTGATTCCACTTCAAAAACGAACATATCATATTCAGTTCTAAAGTGTTTCACTTTTTCTCCAAAAGTGTCTTGTAATTTATTTTGTATGTCTAATGATTCTAAAGCCATTATTACTCTATGTTATAGGAAGCTAGTAATTCTTTATATTCTTCAGAATTTCTTCTGCGTGTTGATTCGTTTTTCACTAATTCTTGTAATTGCATTACGCCATCTACAATTTGTTCTGGTCTTGGTGGGCATCCTGGAACATATACATCCACAGGTAATACTTTGTCAATTCCTTGTAGTACAGAATAGGTGTCAAATATTCCTCCTGATGAAGCACAAGCACCTACTGCAATAACCCATCTAGGTTCTGACATTTGTTCGTATACTTGTCGTAGTATAGGCGCCATTTTTTTGGAAATAGTCCCCATAACTAATAACATGTCTGCTTGACGTGGAGAGAAACTCACACGCTCTGAACCAAATCTTGCCAAATCATAATGTGAGGCCATAGTTGCCATAAATTCAATTCCACAACATGATGTAGCAAAAGGTAGAGGCCAAAGCGAATTAGCACGAGCTAAACCAATAACTTGGTCAAATCGTGTCGCAAAAAATCCTTCTCCTTGAATTCCTTCAGGAGCATCTGCCATTTTAACATTTTCTGATTTTTCCATTTTTTGCAAATATTTATTCCCACACTAATGCTTTCTTCTTAATAACATAGAAGAAACCTATTAGCAATAAGATCATGAAAATTCCCATTTTTACTAATCCATCAATTCCCATTTCTTTAAAATTAACGGCCCATGGATACATAAATATAACTTCTACATCAAATAATACAAAAAGTATGGCTACTAAGAAGTATTTTACAGAGAAAGGTATACGTGCGTTACCTACGGATTCGATGCCGCATTCAAAACTTTTATTTTTATTTTCGGAAGATCTTTTTGGTCCTAATAAATTGGAAATCAATATAGTTCCTCCAACAAATCCTACAGCAAGCAGTACCTGCATAAAGATGGGTATAAAATCGTGTTGTGAAGTTTGCATTTTTATGCCATTTTAAATGAGCCACAAAATTAATTTGTCTATATGTATTATCAAAATTTTATACCTAAATACGAAACATATTTTGGTAAAATATGATTATTTAAATTCAATCTAAATAATATTGAATAAAGGCATAAAAAAAACGCTCCGTTTAGGAGCGTTTTTCAGGTAATAAATTAATCGTTTATGATGACTACATTAGTTGCTACAATTCCTTTTCTACCTTCTTCTTCTTCGTAACTTACGCGGTCTCCCTCGTTTAAATTGTCTACTTTAATTCCTGTTACGTGTACAAAGATGTCTTTGCCTGTTTCTTCGTTAGTGATGAATCCAAAACCTTTAGATTCATTGAAGAATTTTACTGTTCCTGTTTGCATTATTATGCGTTTAAAATAATTAATAATGCTCAAATATAGTCATTTAGAATTACTATCCAAGAAAATGTTGTAATTATTTTAAAATATTCAATTTAATATGCAATTCATCGAGTTGTTTTTCATCTATAAAAGAAGGTGCATCAATCATTACATCTCTTCCAGAATTATTTTTAGGGAATGCAATAAAATCTCTGATTGTTTCTTGTCCGCCAAGTATTGCTACTAATCTATCTAAACCAAAAGCTAATCCTCCGTGTGGTGGTGCCCCATATTGAAAAGCATTCATCAAAAAGCCAAATTGATTTTCTGCTTCTTCTTTCGTAAAACCTAACAATTCAAACATTCTAGCTTGTAAATCTTTATCATGGACACGAATAGAACCCCCACCAATTTCATTACCATTTAACACCATGTCATAGGCATTGGCTCTAATTTTTCCAGGCTCAGATTGCAGTAAATGCAAATCTTCAGGTTTGGGAGAAGTAAATGGATGATGCATAGCATGATATCTTTTACTTTCTTCATCCCATTCTAACAAAGGAAAATCTACAACCCATAAGGGAGCAAATTCATCCGGTTTTCTTAAACCTAATCGGTTGCCTAATTCCATGCGCAATGCGCTCAATTGTGTTCTTGTTTTATCTGCTGGTCCTGATAAAACTAAAATTAAATCTCCTGGTTTGGCACCCGTTAGTTCTGCCCATTTTTTTAAGTCTTCTTGGTCATAAAATTTATCCACGGAAGATTTAAGCGAACCATCTAATTCATATTTACAGTACACCATTCCGCTTGCTCCAACTTGAGGGCGTTTTACCCAATCAATTAACCCATCAATTTCTTTTCTGGTAAAAGCGGCGCAATCTGGAACGGCAATACCTACTACTAATTCCGCAGCATTAAATACACCAAAATCTTTATGTTGAGCCACGGTGTTTAATTCCCCAAATTTCATTCCAAAACGAATATCTGGTTTGTCATTACCATAGGTTTTCATGGCGTAGTCATACGTTATTCTTGGAAACGTAGCAACATCAATTCCTTTTATTTCTTTAAGTAAGTGACGGGTAAGTCCTTCAAATGTGTTTAGTATGTCCTCTTGTTCTACAAAAGCCATTTCACAATCAATTTGTGTAAATTCTGGCTGTCTGTCGGCTCTTAAGTCTTCATCGCGAAAACATTTCACAATTTGAAAATATTTATCCATTCCACCCACCATTAACAATTGTTTGAAAGTTTGTGGCGATTGTGGCAAAGCATAAAATTGTCCTTCGTTCATTCTACTCGGCACTACAAAATCACGAGCACCTTCAGGTGTAGATTTTATTAAATAAGGCGTTTCTACTTCACAAAAATCTAAATCAGAAAGGTATTTTCTTACCTCCATGGCTACTTTATGACGGAATAATAAACTGTTTTTAACAGGATTTCTTCTGATGTCTAAGTAACGGTATTTCATTCTAATGTCTTCACCACCATCTGTTTCATCTTCAATAGTAAAGGGCGGAAGTTGCGCTTCATTCAAAACAACTAATTCGGTAACAAGTATTTCTATATCTCCAGTTGGAATGTTTTTGTTTTTAGATTCACGTTCAATCACAGTTCCTTTTACTTGTATAACAAATTCTCTACCAAGTGTTTTTGCTTTTTCGAATACATCTTTCGCAGTTCTACTTTCATCAAAAATTAATTGGGTAATTCCATAGCGATCTCTTAAATCAACCCAAATCATAAATCCTTTATCACGAGATTTTTGCACCCAACCGGCAACGGTAACTTCTTGACTGATGTGTGATGCATTTAATTCACCACAAGAATGACTTCTGTACATTTCTATTATTTTTTTGCAAAAGTATAATATTTTTAATTTTTTGTGGTTGTATTAATTAATAATCTTAACAAGAATTTTTAATTTAGTATGCTAAAAAAAATTATTTTTACACTTTAAATAAATCTAAATCGACACAAATGAAAAACAAAATCACATTTTTTGGGACATTAGTGGTTACACTTTTCTCTCTTACCTCTTTTGCACAAGCAAAACTTACAATCAACATGTTAAATAAGCCCTCAGATACAATATATGTAAGAGGAAAAGGGTTTAACCAGATGATTGTTGCAGATAAAAAAGGAACTTTTAGCGCATCATTTGCTGTCACAGATGGATTTTATAAATTAGATACAGGCGAACAGTATGCGGATTTATATTTAACAAATAAATCAAATTTAAAAGCAACATTAGACTATTCTAAATTTGATGAAACCTTAAAATTTGATGGAACAGATGCTGCAGAAAATAATTTTTTAGCACAACAAACGCTAACACAAGAAGCGGATATGGAATTATTATTTACAGCAACTGACGAAGCAGATTTAACTAAAAAAAGTGAAAATTTTAGAAGTAATGTTATGAACAGATTAGCTTCTAATTTGAATGCAGATTTTGTTACTAAAGTTAAAGAGTCTACTGAAAAAAATATTAAAGGAATTACTGAATATATTAAAAGTTCTTTAGAGGTAAAGAAATTGAACGGTTCTGTTTCACCAACATTTGCGTATGAAAATGTTGAGGGTAAAATTATTAAATTAGAAGATTTTAAAGGAAAATATGTCTATGTAGATGTTTGGGCAACATGGTGTGGTCCTTGTAGAGCTGAAATTCCACATTTGAAAAAAGCAGAAGAGGCTTTTCATGGAAAAAACATTGAATTTGTCAGTATTTCTGTTGATGTGCTTAAAGACAAAGAAAAATGGAAAAAATTTGTTACTGAAAAACAATTAGGAGGTGTACAAGTGCTAGCAGATAAAGATTGGCGTTCCGATTTTGTAACAGGATATAAAATTCAAGGAATTCCAAGATTTATTTTAATTGGCCCTGATGGAAAAATTGTGAATGCAGATGCACCAAGACCTTCATCTTCTGAATTAACAAATTTATTAAATACTATAGTAAAATAATAGAGCTGCCTTCGGGCAGTTTTTTATTTACTAACAAATAAATTGATTAATGTTGACTATTTCTTTTTAATTTTGCACAACTTTAAAATTTATATAAAATGAAAGTAGCCGTAGTAGGAGCCACAGGAATGGTGGGAGAAGTTATGTTACAAGTTTTAGCAGAACGAAATTTTCCAGTAACAGAATTAATTCCTGTTGCTTCAGAAAAATCTGTTGGAAAAGAAATCACTTGGAAAGGGAATACATATAAAGTAGTAGGTTTAGCAACAGCCGTTGAAATGAAACCAGAAATTGCTTTGTTCTCTGCTGGAGGTGATACTTCAAAAGAATGGGCCCCAAGATTTGCGGCTGCAGGAACAACAGTGATTGACAATTCGTCAGCGTGGAGAATGGATATTACCAAAAAATTAGTGGTTCCAGAAATCAATGCTTCAGTGCTTACTAAAGAAGATAAAATTATTGCCAATCCTAATTGCTCTACCATTCAAATGGTAATGGCATTAGCGCCTTTACACCAAAAATATGGTATCAATAGAATTGTTGTTTCTACTTATCAATCCATTACAGGAACAGGAGTTAAAGCGGTTCAGCAATTAGAGAATGAATACAAAGGCATACAAGGCGATATGGCATACAAGTATCCAATCCATAGAAATGCTATTCCACAATGTGATGTGTTTGAAGAAAATGGATACACTAAAGAAGAAATGAAATTAGTTCGTGAAACTCAAAAAATTCTTGGAAATGATGCTATTCAGGTAACTGCAACCGCTATTAGAATTCCAGTAGTAGGAGGACATAGTGAAGCCGTTAATGTAGAATTTACTAAAGATTTTGATGTTAACGAAGTGCGCAATTTACTGCACCATACCCCAGGTGTTACGGTACAAGATAATTTGGACACTTATACTTATCCTATGCCAATATATGCTGAGGGTAAAGACGATGTATTTGTAGGTAGAATTAGAAGAGATGAAAGTCAACCTAACACATTAAACATGTGGATAGTAGCCGATAATTTAAGAAAAGGAGCGGCCACAAACACGATTCAAATAGCAGAATATTTAGTAGCAAATAGTTTAGTGTAATTAAATGAAATACAAGTATGTAAAGATTAATTTTTTAGTACTGATAGTAATGATATTTGCCATTTGCTATCAGTCTTTACATATTTTTATAGATGAAGCACATCATCATCTCCAAGCAAAACATTCGAACAATGTAAAAACAATCGCTTACAAAAAGCTATACACAGAGAAAGAAGAATGTCCAGTCTGCGAATTTGAGTTTGCTGCATTTCTTTCTTCAGAAATTTTTACATTTAAATTCATAAATCTTCAATCCAAATTCCATTTTATTGACAACTATATTTCTATAGTTAAAGAAAAGGAGTTTTTATTTTATTCTCATAGAGGTCCACCTTTAGTTTAAGTTTTTTTATTTTGAACTTGTTTACTTCGTCAATTCGTAAGCTCGGGTCAGAATCGAATAAATATTGCAGCCACTTATTACACAGATTGACAGGGATTTTTAAAAATCCTTATTAATCCTATAAATCTGTGGCAAGAAATAGCAATTTAAATCAATAAAATTTAAACGTATATGAAAAAATATATTTTTCTCATCTTTTTGATGAGTTATTCGTTTGTGGCATTTGCTCAAAATTCAGTTTTTGGGACACTAAAATCAGAAACCAATAAACCAATTATAAACGCAAAAATTACCGTTTACGAATCTAATAGTTATACATTTTCAAATCAGAACGGAGATTTTTTACTTACAAATATTCCTGTTGGAACATGCACTTTACTTATAGAAAAAGAAGGATTTGAAATAAAATCAGAAACATTTCAACTTGCGGTTAATGAAAACAAAAAAGTTGAAATTACGTTACAAACACATGCACATCATATCGATGAAGTACTTGTTTCTTCTGTTTTTAATAAGACACAAAAAGAGAATGTCATGAAAATAGATCATTTGACATTAAAAAATTTACAGAGTCAAGGAGTCGTTAATCTCTCGGATGCTTTAGCTATTCATCCTGGTGTAAGTCAAATAGCAACAGGTAATTCTATTGGCAAACCCATTATTCGAGGCTTGAGTGGCAATAGAGTTTTGACCTATGCGCAAGGCATTCGATTAGAAAATCAACAATTTGGAGAAGAACATGGTTTAGGATTAAATGCAAATGGTTTAGAGAGTGTAGAAATAATTAAAGGTCCGGCTTCATTGTTATATGGCTCTGATGCTATGGGTGGCGTGCTCTATTTTAATCCAGAAAAGTACACCATGAGTGGAAAAACAAATATGGAATTAAATCAAATTTTTCATTCTAATACACAAGGGTCCAATACTTCTTTTAGTGTTAAATCGTCATCGGACTCGTTTAAATTTTTGTGGCAAAATAACTATACTACATATGCCGATTATAAAACACCAAATGGCGAATCTGTTGTTAATACTCGATTTATTGAGAAAGATATTAAATTAGGCACGGCGTATGAAACATCAAAATATACGGCAGATTTACGCTATAATTATAATTATTTAAATCTAGGATTGCCAGAACGTAATCTGGTTGATGTACAATTTAGAACGCCTTTATTTCCAAGTCAGCGTATTGATAATCATATATTGAGTTTAAATCAAAAAATATTTTTTACTAAGTCACGTTTAGAGTCAACAATTGGTTATGTTTTCAATAATAGAAAAGAAATTGAAAGTCCAGATGAGGTAGCGTTAAACATGAAGTTAAAAACATTTAATTATAATATACGCTATTATTTACCAACTTACGGTAAGTTTGAAAATATAATTGGTATCCAAGGACTGCATCAAAAAAATATGAATTATGGAGCAGAACGCTTAATTCCAGATGCAGTGATGTCTGATATTGGTCTTTTTGCAACAACTCAGGTTAATTTTTCCAAAAATGTGCTTCAGCTCGGTTTACGTTACGATCAAAGAAAAATAAATGCTTCAACTTTTGGCGAGGAAGGCGAAGAGGGATTTTTTCCTACCGTAAATAGAAAATTTGAAAGTTTTAATGTTGCATTTGGCGTAAAATCAAAATGGAATGACGCAGTTGTTACAAGATTTAATGTAGCAACAGGATTTAGAGCGCCAAATTTAGCCGAACTAACTTCAAATGGGGTACACGAAGGTAGCAATCGGTATGAAATAGGTAATGTTGCCTTGAAAAACGAACAAAATGTGCAATTTGATTTAAATGTTGATTACACAAAAGAGCACTTTGATTTTTTTGTTAATGGTTTTTATAATCATATTACGAATTACATTTTTATTCAACCAACGGGTACTGAAATTGATGGTAATGTCGTTTACAAGTACACTCAAAACAATGCCGCTTTATTTGGTGGCGAAGCAGGAATACATTTTCATCCACATCCTTTCGATTGGTTACACATAACGAGTAGTTATGAAATGGTTATTGGCCAACAAAGAGGTGACTTAAATTTGCCTTTACTTCCCGCTAATGTTTGGAAAAATAATTTTAAAGCTAGTTTTAACATCAATTCAACGTTCAAAAATGCATATGTATTTGTGCAAGCAAATTATACATTGGCACAAAACAGAATCAGCAGCTTTGAAACGCCTACACCTGATTATTTACTTCTCGGTTCGGGTATAGGAACCGATGTGCATTGGAATAAAGTAAATTTTAAACTGTTTGTATCGGGGACAAATGTTTTAAATAAAGAATATATTGCCCATTTGTCAAGATTAAAATCTGAAGCAATGTATAATATGGGACGGAATGTAATTTTTGGTTTAAATTTTAGTCTATAGATTTAGTATATTTGTGATTCATAATTAAAAAATTGAAAATGAAAAATATTATTTTACTCACAACACTATTAGCCTCATCAACAATGATAGCTCAACATTCTATTCAATATCCAAAAACAAAAAAAGCAGCACATAAAGATGTTTATTTTTCTAATGAAATTGAAGATCCTTACCGCTGGTTAGAAGACGATAGAAGCGTTGAAACCGAAAATTGGGTAAAAGAGCAAAATAAGGTAACATTTAGTTATTTAGATCAAATTCCTTTTAGAAATCAACTAAAAGAGCGTATGCAAAAGCTGTGGAATTATGAAAAAATTTCAGCGCCCTTTAAAGAAGGAAAATATACTTATTTTTATAAAAATAACGGCTTACAAAACCAGTCTGTATTATATAGAAAAGATAATACAGGAAAAGAAGAAGTCTTTTTAGATCCAAACTCATTTTCAAAAGACGGTTCAACTTCTTTAGCGGGACTTAATTTTACCAATGATGGAAAACTAGTTGCTTATTCAATTTCAGAAGCAGGAAGCGATTGGCGAAAAGTAATTGTCATGAATGCCGAAACAAAGGAAATCATTGGCGATACATTAGTCGATATCAAATTTAGTGGTGTTTCCTGGTATAAAAATGAAGGGTTTTATTATTCGAGCTATGACAAACCAACGGGAAGTGAACTTTCTGCCAAAACAGACCAACACAAACTATATTATCATAAATTAGGTACAAAACAGTCATTAGACAAAGTCGTTTTTGGTGCAGATTTTAAAAGACGTTATGTAGGAGGCTCAGTAACTGAAGATAATCGTTATTTAATAATTACGGCTGCAAATGCTACAAGCGGAAATGAATTATATGTAGTTGATTTAAACAAACCTACTTTTGTAATTCAAACGCTTATTGATTACATGAACTATGACTATGATGTAGTAGATAATAAAGGAAATTTATTTTTTATTAGTACAAATGAAGATGCACCTAATAAAAAGTTAATTGCTTTAGACGTAACGAATCCCGTTAAATCAAATTGGAAAACAATTATTCCAGAAACAAAGAATGTTTTATCTATTTCAACAGGAGGAGGTTATATTTTTGCACAATACATGAAAGATGCTTTGTCATTTGTTAAGCAATACAACTATGATGGTACTTTAGTAAGAGAAATTAAATTACCAGGAATTGGAACAGCTAGTGGTTTTGGGGGCAAAAAAGAAGCAAAAACACTGTATTTTTCTTTTACAAATTATGTAACACCTGGAACAACCTACGCATATAATGTTAGCAATGGGGAATCGACTATTTATCAAAAACCTAAAGTCGATTTTAATTCCGAATTATACACTTCTGAACAAGTATTTTATCCTTCAAAAGACGGTACAAAAATACCTATGATTATTACATACAAAAAAGGCCTAAAACTAGACGGCAATAATCCTACTATGTTATACGGTTACGGTGGTTTTAATATAAGTGTTACACCATCATTTAGTATTGCCAATGCGGTTTGGCTTGAAAATGGAGGTATATATGCTGTCGCAAATTTAAGAGGTGGAGGCGAGTATGGAAAAGAATGGCATGACGCTGGCATTCAACAAAAAAAACAAAATGTATTTGATGATTTTATTGCAGCTGCAGAATACTTAATTCAAAAACAATATACATCTTCAAACTTTTTAGCTATTTCCGGAAGATCAAATGGTGGGTTATTAGTTGGTGCATGTATGACACAACGCCCCGATTTGTTTAAAGTTGCCTTACCAGGTGTTGGGGTATTAGACATGTTACGTTACCATACATTTACAGCAGGTGCGGGTTGGGCATATGATTATGGAACAGCAGAGCAAAGTCAAGAAATGTTTACCTATTTAAAAGGCTATTCACCTGTACATAATGTAAAAAACGGAGTTGCTTATCCAGCGACGTTAGTTACAACAGGTGATCATGATGATAGAGTAGTACCCGCACATAGTTTTAAATTTGCGGCTAATTTACAGGAAAAACAAGCGGGTTCCAATCCAGTATTAATTCGTATTGATGTAAATGCTGGTCATGGAGCGGGAAAATCTGTTAGTTCTACTATAGCAGAATTTGCAGACATGCAGGCTTTTACCTTATATAATATGGGAATAAAAAAGTTGTAAATAAATACGATTTATAAAATACTATTTTAAAACCTGTAAAGTCACTTTTACAGGTTTTTTTAATAACTTAATTTAGTCATTAAAATAAAACGTGCAATTTTAGCTTTTCTAGTATTGATGTAGCCACTACCGCTATTGGGTTTATACTTTCTTGGATTAGGTAATATGGCAGCAATGCCTGCAGCTTGTACACGAGTTAAACTTTTACAATCTTTTCCATACCAATGCTGACAAGCGGCTTCGGCTCCATAGACACCATCGCCCATTTCGATGCTGTTTAAATACACCTCCATGATGCGTTCTTTTCCCCAAATGATTTCAATAAGTACTGTAAAATAGGCTTCAAGCGCTTTTCTAAAATAACTTCTTCCTTGCCAAAGAAATACATTTTTTGCAGTTTGTTGCGAAATCGTACTTCCGCCCTTTAATCGTTTTCCTTTAAAATTACCCATAGCTGCTTTTTGCATCGCTTTAAAGTCAAAACCGCTATGGTGGCAAAAGTTACCATCTTCACTCGCAATTACTGCTTTTTGAAGGTTTTTAGAAATTGCTTCAATGGGCACCCAAGTGTGTTTTGTTTCTATATCTTTCCCATCAAATGAATTTTCAAAATGCCTTATCACCATTAAGGGTGTAAAAGGAACGGGTACAAATTTATAGAGGATGACAAAAAATAAACTGATGATATTAAACCAAAGAATTGTTTTCCAAATCAATTTGAATATTCTTTTTTTTAAAGACACTTTCCCTTTTGTAGGCGTTGATTTTGTGTTTGATTTTGTAGCTGCCATTTATATTAAATCTGCTAATTCTTTACCAATTAAACTTCCTATTGCTACACCCATTCCGCCCATTCTAACACCACAATATACATTGTTGCTAAGTTGTTTTACAATCGTTTTTTTTTGTAAACCTACTCCCATGGTACCACTCCAGCGATGCGCAATTTTATAAGGTGTATCTGGCAAAATTACATTTTTTAAAACATCTTCCAAATGTTGCTGAATCAATTCGGTGGTGTCTAATGAGGTTGTTGTTTCACCATCAATATCTAAATTGCGTCCGCCACCTATTAAAATGCGATTATTTATATTTCTAAAATACGTGTAACCTTTATCAATATGAAACGTGCCTTTAATGTTTAAATTCTCAATAGGTTCAGTAATTAATACTTGCGCACGAGCAGGTAATACTTCATTATTAGTTAATTCACGAGCAAATCCGTTAGTGGCAAAAAGTAATTTATGCGTAGTAAAGGAAAGGTCGTTTGTGACCACTTCAACGCTGTCATTTCCTTCT containing:
- the mtgA gene encoding monofunctional biosynthetic peptidoglycan transglycosylase gives rise to the protein MAATKSNTKSTPTKGKVSLKKRIFKLIWKTILWFNIISLFFVILYKFVPVPFTPLMVIRHFENSFDGKDIETKHTWVPIEAISKNLQKAVIASEDGNFCHHSGFDFKAMQKAAMGNFKGKRLKGGSTISQQTAKNVFLWQGRSYFRKALEAYFTVLIEIIWGKERIMEVYLNSIEMGDGVYGAEAACQHWYGKDCKSLTRVQAAGIAAILPNPRKYKPNSGSGYINTRKAKIARFILMTKLSY